Proteins found in one Streptococcus iniae genomic segment:
- the rpoZ gene encoding DNA-directed RNA polymerase subunit omega, which translates to MMLKPSIDTLLDKVPSKYSLVILQAKRAHELEAGAKATQNFKSVKSTLQALEEIEAGNVVIHPDPAAKRAAVRAKIEAERLAKEEEERKIKEQIAKEKEEEGEKI; encoded by the coding sequence ATGATGTTAAAACCTTCAATTGATACTTTATTAGATAAAGTTCCTTCAAAATATTCGCTTGTCATCCTACAAGCAAAACGTGCTCACGAACTTGAAGCTGGAGCAAAAGCAACACAAAACTTCAAATCTGTGAAATCAACTTTACAAGCTCTCGAAGAAATTGAAGCTGGTAATGTTGTTATTCATCCTGACCCAGCTGCAAAACGTGCAGCAGTTCGTGCTAAAATTGAAGCAGAACGCTTAGCAAAAGAAGAAGAAGAACGCAAGATTAAAGAACAAATTGCAAAAGAAAAAGAAGAAGAAGGAGAAAAAATCTAA
- the gmk gene encoding guanylate kinase: protein MSERGLLIVFSGPSGVGKGTVRQEIFSTPDHKFEYSVSMTTRPQRPGEVDGVDYFFRTREEFEELIKNGQMLEYAEYVGNYYGTPLTYVNQTLDKGIDVFLEIEVQGALQVKSKVPDGVFIFLTPPDLEELQDRLVGRGTDSQEVIAQRIERAREEIALMREYDYAVVNDQVPLAAERVKRIIETEHFRVERVIGRYDNMIKQTKDIR from the coding sequence ATGTCTGAACGAGGTTTGTTAATCGTCTTTTCAGGACCATCAGGTGTAGGTAAAGGGACGGTTAGGCAGGAGATTTTCTCAACACCCGATCATAAATTTGAATATTCAGTTTCAATGACAACTCGTCCACAAAGACCTGGCGAAGTTGATGGCGTTGATTATTTCTTCCGTACCCGCGAAGAATTTGAAGAATTAATAAAAAATGGCCAAATGTTAGAGTATGCCGAGTATGTTGGCAATTATTATGGAACACCCTTAACTTACGTTAATCAAACACTTGATAAAGGAATTGATGTTTTTCTTGAAATTGAAGTTCAAGGAGCATTGCAAGTAAAGAGTAAAGTTCCAGATGGTGTCTTTATTTTCTTGACACCGCCAGATTTGGAAGAATTACAAGACCGTCTTGTTGGACGTGGTACAGATAGCCAAGAAGTTATCGCGCAACGCATTGAAAGAGCAAGAGAAGAAATTGCTTTGATGCGTGAATATGATTATGCAGTTGTTAATGATCAAGTGCCACTGGCTGCAGAGCGTGTCAAACGTATTATAGAAACAGAACATTTTCGTGTTGAACGTGTGATTGGTCGCTACGACAATATGATTAAACAAACAAAAGATATCCGTTAA
- a CDS encoding ribonuclease Y, which translates to MIDIVLLIVCALIGLIIGYALLSLKLKSAKENADLTLLNAEQDAVNIRGKAEEEAAHIRLSAERESKANRKELLLEAKEEARKYREEIEQEFKSERQELKQLETRLTERAFSLDRKDENLSGKEKLLDSKEQSLNDKSKHIDERQTEVEKLEVEKKAELERVAAMTIAEAREVILMETENNLTHEIATRIRDAERDIKDKTDKTAKDLLAQAMQRMAGEYVTEQTITSVHLPDDNMKGRIIGREGRNIRTLESLTGIDVIIDDTPEVVVLSGFDPIRREIARMTLESLIADGRIHPARIEELVEKNRLEMDNRIREYGEAAAYEIGAPNLHPDLIKIMGRLQFRTSYGQNVLRHSVEVGKLAGILAGELGENVALARRAGFLHDMGKAIDREVEGSHVEIGMEFARKYKEHPVVVNTIASHHGDVEPDSVIAVLVAAADALSSARPGARNESMENYIKRLRDLEDIATSFDGVQNSFALQAGREIRIMVQPEKVSDDQVVILSHKVREKIENNLDYPGNIKVTVIREMRAIDYAK; encoded by the coding sequence ATGATTGATATTGTACTATTGATTGTTTGTGCCCTCATTGGTTTGATAATAGGTTATGCACTTCTTTCGCTAAAATTAAAGTCAGCGAAAGAAAATGCGGACTTGACTCTTCTTAACGCAGAGCAAGATGCTGTTAATATTCGTGGGAAAGCTGAAGAAGAAGCAGCCCATATTCGTTTATCAGCAGAACGTGAAAGTAAAGCAAATCGCAAGGAATTACTTTTAGAAGCAAAAGAAGAAGCAAGAAAATATCGTGAAGAAATTGAACAAGAATTTAAATCTGAAAGACAAGAGCTTAAACAGTTAGAAACGCGTTTGACAGAACGTGCCTTTTCTCTTGACCGAAAAGATGAGAATTTGTCAGGTAAAGAAAAATTACTTGATAGCAAAGAACAAAGTCTGAACGATAAATCTAAACATATTGATGAGCGTCAAACAGAAGTTGAAAAGCTTGAAGTAGAGAAAAAAGCTGAATTGGAACGTGTTGCAGCAATGACAATTGCTGAAGCGCGCGAAGTTATCTTGATGGAAACAGAGAATAACTTAACACATGAAATTGCAACTCGTATCAGAGATGCAGAACGTGACATTAAAGATAAAACTGATAAAACAGCTAAAGATCTACTGGCACAAGCTATGCAAAGAATGGCTGGTGAATATGTTACAGAACAGACCATTACAAGTGTTCACTTACCAGATGATAATATGAAGGGGCGTATTATTGGTCGTGAAGGCCGTAATATTCGCACACTTGAAAGCTTAACTGGGATTGATGTTATTATTGATGACACACCAGAGGTAGTTGTTCTATCTGGATTTGATCCAATTCGTCGTGAAATTGCACGAATGACATTGGAATCATTAATTGCGGACGGTCGTATTCATCCTGCTCGTATTGAAGAGCTGGTTGAGAAAAATCGTCTGGAGATGGATAACCGTATTCGTGAGTATGGTGAAGCGGCTGCATATGAAATTGGAGCACCAAATTTACACCCTGATTTAATTAAAATTATGGGAAGATTGCAATTCCGTACGTCTTACGGGCAAAATGTTCTCCGCCATTCTGTTGAAGTTGGTAAATTAGCGGGTATCTTAGCTGGTGAACTAGGTGAAAATGTTGCCCTAGCAAGACGTGCAGGTTTCCTTCATGATATGGGCAAGGCTATTGACCGAGAAGTTGAAGGTAGCCATGTTGAAATTGGCATGGAATTTGCTCGTAAATATAAAGAACACCCAGTTGTTGTTAATACTATAGCAAGTCACCACGGTGATGTTGAGCCTGACTCTGTTATTGCAGTTTTGGTTGCAGCAGCAGATGCCTTAAGTTCTGCAAGACCAGGTGCTCGTAATGAATCCATGGAAAACTATATTAAACGTCTCCGAGATTTAGAAGATATTGCAACTAGCTTTGACGGTGTTCAAAATAGTTTTGCCCTTCAAGCCGGTCGTGAGATCCGTATTATGGTTCAACCTGAAAAAGTTTCTGATGATCAAGTTGTTATTCTATCACATAAAGTACGTGAGAAGATTGAAAATAATTTAGATTATCCTGGAAATATTAAAGTAACGGTTATCCGTGAAATGCGTGCTATTGATTACGCCAAATAA
- a CDS encoding S-ribosylhomocysteine lyase: MVKEVIVESFELDHTIVKAPYIRLISEDMGPKGDIITNFDVRLVQPNHNSIETAGLHTIEHLLAKLIRQRIDGMIDCSPFGCRTGFHLIMWGQHSSTEIAKVIKSSLEEIAKGIEWKDVPGTTIESCGNYKDHSLFAAKEWANLILSQGISDDPFERHLV; encoded by the coding sequence ATGGTTAAAGAAGTTATTGTGGAGAGTTTTGAACTAGACCACACTATTGTCAAAGCACCTTACATCCGCCTCATCTCTGAAGATATGGGACCAAAAGGTGATATTATTACAAATTTTGATGTTCGCCTAGTGCAACCCAATCATAATTCTATTGAAACAGCTGGTTTACACACTATCGAACATCTCTTAGCAAAACTCATTCGCCAACGTATCGACGGTATGATTGACTGCTCACCTTTTGGGTGTCGCACTGGTTTTCATTTAATTATGTGGGGACAACATAGCTCTACAGAAATTGCTAAAGTCATTAAATCAAGTCTTGAAGAAATCGCTAAAGGCATCGAATGGAAAGATGTGCCTGGAACTACTATTGAATCTTGCGGAAATTACAAAGATCACAGTTTATTTGCGGCTAAAGAATGGGCTAATCTCATTTTAAGCCAAGGTATTTCAGACGATCCATTTGAACGTCATCTTGTATAA
- a CDS encoding cell division site-positioning protein MapZ family protein translates to MSEKKDFEINKDGQTLDIDQAKNMTVGEAVRKDSELKAGITDQDSVLDKYIKQHREEVASKKFETKLSELETLDTASLDKFIQKQRQELAKAGLIKKESSANETLYNEETSSVKTEEVPVPDTLGTADTDFPKETLYDKIDYPEGQTFGTVSRGQANSRKKKKVIPILLAILFLALVVFLGVNFASQSNSPKAREEVAKQVAEQEKENEQAKKAKANAKAFNSELKAFYSDDKQTKLKNDHFDKLTDLEKILSKLKKTAYYDNAKEKFDLLSKQIVAIKAVNGKFATEVIKDGEKIAATVKSGVHFDDLQADILKTGNASLDSMLQSAISDGRKQLSDKEKSEKEAAAKAAEEKQAAESAAANQASAATSSPLAGQSPANPGVALSQYAGLQRDLSRVPYNNVAIADSGNPAWLINPGVLERIIATSQARGYFTGSNYIIEPVNIINGNGYYNMFKTDGTYLFSINGKTGYFVGNAKGNADALDY, encoded by the coding sequence GTGTCTGAAAAGAAAGACTTTGAAATCAACAAGGATGGTCAAACCCTAGATATTGACCAAGCAAAAAATATGACGGTTGGTGAAGCTGTTCGAAAAGATTCGGAGTTGAAAGCTGGTATTACTGATCAAGATAGCGTTCTTGATAAATACATCAAACAACACCGTGAAGAAGTCGCATCCAAAAAATTTGAAACAAAACTGTCTGAACTAGAGACTTTGGATACGGCTAGCTTGGATAAATTTATCCAGAAACAACGCCAAGAATTAGCAAAAGCTGGCTTAATTAAAAAGGAATCGTCAGCAAACGAAACACTATATAATGAAGAAACATCCAGTGTTAAAACAGAAGAAGTTCCTGTTCCCGACACTCTTGGCACTGCTGATACAGATTTTCCTAAAGAAACACTATATGATAAGATTGATTATCCTGAGGGACAAACGTTTGGTACTGTAAGTAGAGGGCAAGCTAACTCACGCAAGAAGAAAAAAGTGATTCCTATTTTGCTAGCAATCTTATTTCTTGCTTTAGTTGTTTTTCTTGGTGTTAATTTTGCTTCACAATCAAACTCGCCTAAAGCTAGAGAAGAAGTGGCTAAGCAAGTAGCTGAACAAGAAAAAGAAAATGAGCAAGCCAAGAAGGCTAAAGCAAACGCAAAGGCATTTAATAGCGAACTCAAGGCATTCTATAGTGATGATAAGCAAACAAAGCTTAAAAATGATCACTTTGATAAATTGACAGATTTAGAAAAAATCTTGTCTAAATTGAAAAAAACAGCCTATTACGATAATGCTAAAGAAAAATTTGATCTTTTGAGTAAACAGATTGTTGCCATTAAAGCTGTTAATGGTAAATTTGCAACAGAAGTGATTAAAGACGGTGAAAAAATTGCTGCAACAGTTAAGTCAGGTGTTCATTTCGATGATTTACAAGCAGACATTTTAAAAACAGGTAATGCAAGTTTAGACAGTATGTTGCAGTCAGCTATTTCGGATGGTCGCAAACAACTATCTGATAAAGAAAAATCAGAAAAAGAAGCTGCCGCAAAAGCAGCAGAAGAAAAGCAAGCGGCGGAAAGTGCTGCTGCAAATCAGGCGTCTGCAGCGACATCTTCTCCTCTTGCGGGTCAGTCACCAGCTAATCCAGGAGTTGCTCTATCACAATATGCTGGTTTACAAAGAGATTTATCTCGAGTGCCATATAACAATGTAGCTATTGCAGATAGTGGTAATCCTGCTTGGTTAATCAATCCAGGTGTCTTAGAGCGTATTATTGCGACATCACAAGCAAGAGGCTATTTTACGGGTTCAAATTATATTATTGAGCCAGTTAATATCATTAATGGTAATGGCTATTATAATATGTTTAAAACAGACGGAACTTACCTTTTCTCAATCAATGGTAAGACAGGTTATTTTGTCGGAAATGCAAAAGGCAATGCTGATGCTTTAGACTATTAA
- a CDS encoding THUMP domain-containing class I SAM-dependent RNA methyltransferase yields MKENFKLVATAAAGLEAVVGREMKALGFDYKVDNGKVYFDGDIKAIAKTNLWLRAADRIKIIVGQFPARTFEELFQGVNGLDWENYLPLGAKFPIAKAKCVKSKLHNEPSVQAITKKAVVKKLQKHYHRPEGVPLQEIGSEFKIEVSILKDVATIMIDTSSTSLFKRGYRLQKGGAPIKENMAAAILALSNWFPDKPLVDPTCGSGTFCIEAALIGMNIAPGFNRSFAFEEWSWVDKSLIEQVRDEAEAQANYDIQLDISGFDIDGRMIAIAKKNAEEAGLADVITFKQMRLQDFRTDKQNGVIISNPPYGERLLDDKAVDILYNEMGQTFAPLKTWSKFVLTSDEQFEKKYGQQADKKRKLYNGTMKVDLYQFYGQRVKRNLSER; encoded by the coding sequence ATGAAAGAAAACTTTAAATTAGTAGCTACTGCAGCAGCAGGATTAGAAGCAGTTGTCGGTAGAGAGATGAAAGCCCTTGGATTTGACTACAAGGTTGATAATGGTAAAGTGTATTTTGATGGTGATATAAAAGCAATTGCAAAGACAAATTTATGGCTTAGGGCTGCAGATAGAATTAAGATTATTGTTGGGCAGTTTCCTGCTAGGACATTTGAGGAATTATTTCAAGGTGTCAATGGATTAGACTGGGAGAATTACTTACCTTTAGGTGCAAAATTTCCTATTGCAAAAGCAAAATGTGTTAAGTCAAAGTTGCATAACGAACCTAGTGTTCAAGCAATTACCAAAAAGGCAGTTGTCAAAAAACTTCAAAAACACTACCATCGTCCAGAGGGTGTTCCCTTACAAGAAATTGGCTCTGAATTTAAAATTGAAGTCTCTATCTTAAAAGATGTTGCAACAATTATGATTGATACTAGTAGTACTAGCCTCTTTAAACGGGGCTACCGTCTCCAAAAAGGTGGGGCGCCAATTAAAGAAAACATGGCAGCAGCTATTTTAGCTTTAAGCAATTGGTTCCCAGATAAACCATTGGTTGACCCTACTTGTGGCTCTGGAACCTTCTGTATTGAAGCCGCACTAATTGGTATGAATATTGCTCCCGGCTTTAATAGAAGCTTTGCTTTTGAAGAGTGGAGCTGGGTTGATAAATCTTTAATTGAGCAGGTTCGAGATGAAGCAGAAGCGCAAGCCAATTATGACATTCAATTAGACATCTCAGGTTTTGATATTGATGGCCGTATGATTGCTATTGCTAAAAAGAATGCCGAAGAGGCTGGGTTAGCAGATGTTATTACTTTCAAACAAATGCGTTTACAAGATTTTCGAACAGATAAACAAAATGGTGTTATCATTTCAAATCCACCTTATGGAGAAAGGTTACTTGATGACAAAGCTGTAGACATCTTGTATAATGAAATGGGCCAAACTTTTGCCCCCTTAAAAACATGGAGTAAATTTGTCCTGACAAGTGACGAACAATTTGAAAAAAAATATGGCCAACAGGCTGATAAAAAACGTAAACTCTACAATGGAACTATGAAAGTTGATCTTTATCAATTTTATGGCCAAAGAGTCAAACGTAATCTATCTGAGAGGTAA
- the gpsB gene encoding cell division regulator GpsB: MTRIIYSPKDIFEQEFKTAMRGFDKKEVDEFLDNVIKDYEAYISEIEELKAEIEHLKKEGAHVRHSINEERHTPVQPTRVAQSATNFDILKRISRLEKEVFGKQIME; encoded by the coding sequence ATGACACGTATTATTTATAGCCCAAAAGATATATTTGAACAAGAATTTAAGACCGCTATGCGTGGATTTGATAAAAAGGAAGTTGATGAATTTCTAGATAATGTTATCAAAGACTACGAAGCGTATATTTCAGAAATTGAAGAATTGAAAGCTGAAATTGAACACCTTAAAAAAGAAGGAGCACATGTTCGTCACAGTATTAATGAGGAACGTCACACTCCAGTTCAACCGACTCGTGTTGCACAATCTGCTACAAATTTCGATATTTTAAAACGTATTAGTCGCTTAGAAAAAGAAGTTTTTGGCAAGCAAATTATGGAATAA
- a CDS encoding DUF1273 domain-containing protein, whose protein sequence is MTAILVTGYRSFDLGIFKEKDTRIDVIKRAISKDLIAFIESGVDWFIFTGNLGFEYWALEVAKQLQADYPIQIATVFLFENHGEQWNEGNQQKLADFKTVDFVKYSFKHYENPSQFKQYNQFIIENTDGAYLFYDNENETNMKYLVAQMSEKRNYDMHFLTFERLNKINDEE, encoded by the coding sequence ATGACTGCAATTCTCGTAACTGGCTACCGTTCATTTGATTTAGGAATTTTTAAGGAAAAAGATACTCGGATTGATGTGATAAAGCGGGCAATAAGCAAAGATTTGATAGCATTTATCGAAAGCGGTGTGGACTGGTTCATTTTTACAGGGAATTTGGGTTTTGAGTATTGGGCTTTAGAGGTTGCAAAGCAATTACAAGCAGACTACCCTATTCAAATAGCCACTGTTTTTCTTTTTGAAAACCATGGAGAGCAATGGAATGAAGGGAATCAACAGAAATTAGCAGATTTTAAAACCGTTGATTTTGTCAAATATTCTTTTAAGCATTATGAAAATCCATCACAATTCAAACAATACAATCAATTTATAATTGAAAACACCGATGGTGCATATCTCTTTTATGATAATGAAAATGAAACGAATATGAAGTATTTAGTTGCACAAATGTCAGAGAAAAGAAATTATGACATGCATTTCTTGACCTTTGAACGTTTAAATAAAATAAATGATGAAGAATAG
- the recU gene encoding Holliday junction resolvase RecU produces MVNYPHQLKGKKATPIQTKTKAAKVDFANRGMSFEAAINATNDYYLSRHIAVIHKKPTPVQIVKVDYPKRSRAKIVEAYFRHASTTDYSGVYKGFYIDFEAKETQQKTAMPMKNFHLHQIEHMASVLEQKGICFVLLHFTTLKETYYLPAKALIDFYAIDKGNKSMPLDYIRKNGFEIMIGAFPQVPYLEIIEQNFLGGD; encoded by the coding sequence ATGGTCAACTATCCTCATCAACTTAAAGGAAAAAAAGCAACCCCTATTCAAACAAAGACAAAAGCAGCTAAAGTAGATTTTGCTAATCGGGGCATGTCCTTTGAAGCAGCTATCAATGCTACTAATGATTATTATTTATCAAGGCATATCGCTGTTATTCATAAAAAGCCAACACCTGTTCAAATTGTTAAGGTTGATTATCCTAAAAGAAGTCGTGCTAAAATCGTAGAAGCCTATTTCAGGCATGCGTCAACCACAGATTATTCTGGGGTTTATAAAGGTTTTTATATTGACTTTGAAGCTAAGGAAACTCAACAAAAAACAGCTATGCCAATGAAAAATTTTCATTTGCATCAAATTGAACACATGGCTTCTGTCTTAGAACAAAAGGGTATCTGCTTTGTCCTTTTACACTTTACAACTTTGAAAGAAACTTACTATCTTCCAGCCAAAGCTTTGATTGACTTTTATGCTATAGATAAAGGAAACAAATCAATGCCTCTCGATTATATCAGAAAAAATGGCTTTGAGATAATGATTGGAGCTTTTCCTCAAGTTCCTTATTTAGAAATTATTGAACAAAATTTTTTAGGCGGTGATTAA
- the pbp1a gene encoding penicillin-binding protein PBP1A — protein sequence MIKIKNPTLQKWLKYSFGALLGLIILCIVFGGLLFAFYIASAPKLSENELKSTNSSLIYDSHNKLIADLGSEKRENVTVDSIPINLVNAITSIEDKRFFNHRGVDLYRILGAAYHNLTSSSTQGGSTLDQQLIKLAYFSTNESDQTLKRKAQEVWLSLQMERKYTKQEILTFYINKVYMGNGNYGMLTAAKSYYGKDLKDLSFAQLALLAGIPQAPSQYDPYVNPEGAQNRRNLVLQQMYSEKNITKEEYNQAIATPVTDGLQTLKKTSSYPKYMDNYLKQVIKQVKSETNKDIFTSGLKVYTNLEPNVQKRLYDIYNTNDYVYYPDDNFQAASTIVEVTNGHVLAQLGGRHQDENVSFGTNQAVLTDRDWGSTMKPISAYAPAIESGAYNSTAQSTNDAIYYWPGTNTQLFNWDRRYYGWMTIQTAIMQSRNVPAVRALEASGLDYAKSFLNGLGINYPEMNYSNAISSNHSSSDEKYGASSEKMASAYAAFSNGGIYYKPQYVNKIEFSDGTTHTIENKGSRAMKETTAYMMTDMLKTVLTYGTGTAAQIPGVAQAGKTGTSNYTDEELAVIGSELGLYTDYVGTMAPDENFVGYTNKYAMAVWTGYKNRLTPVYGNGLTIASEIYQSMMYYLTDGYSEDWVMPSGLYRSGGMLYLSGGTYTTNNTNSSSVYNNIYSSSSSTTASSNSASSVPESSTSAHEQTPSTNTTPATPDTAGGNANNGNGGSQAHNGN from the coding sequence GTGATTAAAATCAAAAATCCAACACTTCAAAAATGGCTTAAGTATTCATTTGGTGCACTACTAGGTCTTATCATTCTTTGTATCGTTTTCGGTGGACTACTCTTTGCATTTTATATAGCGAGTGCTCCTAAGCTTTCTGAAAATGAATTGAAATCAACAAATTCAAGTCTTATCTATGATAGTCACAATAAACTAATTGCTGACCTTGGCTCTGAAAAACGTGAAAACGTTACAGTTGATAGTATCCCTATCAACTTGGTTAATGCCATTACCTCTATTGAGGACAAACGTTTCTTTAATCATCGCGGTGTCGATCTTTATCGTATTCTTGGGGCTGCTTACCACAATTTAACAAGTAGTAGCACTCAAGGAGGCTCTACCTTAGACCAACAGTTAATTAAATTAGCTTATTTCTCAACCAATGAATCTGATCAGACTTTAAAACGTAAAGCTCAAGAAGTGTGGTTGTCTCTTCAAATGGAGCGTAAATACACCAAACAAGAAATTCTAACCTTCTATATTAACAAGGTTTATATGGGGAATGGCAATTATGGGATGTTAACAGCTGCTAAGTCTTACTATGGCAAAGACCTAAAAGACCTTTCTTTTGCACAATTAGCTCTCTTGGCTGGGATTCCTCAAGCACCATCTCAATATGATCCATATGTTAATCCTGAAGGTGCACAAAATCGTCGTAACCTTGTTCTTCAACAAATGTATTCTGAAAAGAACATCACTAAAGAAGAATATAACCAAGCTATTGCAACACCAGTAACTGATGGATTGCAAACATTGAAAAAAACATCTAGCTATCCAAAATACATGGATAACTATTTGAAACAGGTTATCAAACAAGTTAAGTCTGAAACCAACAAAGACATCTTTACTTCTGGTCTTAAAGTTTACACTAACCTTGAACCTAATGTTCAAAAACGCCTCTACGATATTTATAACACTAATGATTATGTTTATTATCCAGATGACAACTTCCAAGCAGCCTCAACAATTGTTGAGGTTACAAATGGACATGTTCTTGCTCAATTAGGTGGAAGACATCAAGATGAAAATGTTTCTTTTGGTACTAACCAAGCTGTCTTAACTGACCGAGACTGGGGTTCAACAATGAAACCGATCTCAGCTTACGCACCCGCTATTGAATCCGGTGCCTATAATTCGACAGCTCAATCAACAAACGATGCTATCTACTACTGGCCTGGTACTAATACTCAACTCTTCAACTGGGACCGCAGGTACTATGGATGGATGACCATCCAAACTGCCATTATGCAATCTCGGAACGTTCCTGCTGTAAGAGCATTGGAGGCATCAGGCTTAGATTATGCTAAATCATTTTTAAACGGTCTTGGTATCAACTACCCAGAAATGAATTATTCAAATGCTATTTCAAGTAATCACAGTAGTTCTGATGAAAAATATGGTGCAAGTAGTGAAAAAATGGCATCAGCTTATGCCGCTTTCTCAAATGGTGGTATCTATTATAAACCACAGTATGTTAACAAAATTGAATTTAGTGATGGCACAACCCATACTATTGAAAATAAAGGCAGTCGAGCAATGAAAGAAACAACTGCCTATATGATGACAGATATGCTTAAAACTGTTTTAACATATGGGACTGGTACTGCTGCTCAAATTCCTGGTGTCGCTCAAGCCGGTAAAACTGGTACATCTAACTACACCGATGAAGAATTAGCTGTGATTGGTAGTGAATTAGGGCTTTATACTGATTACGTTGGTACAATGGCTCCTGATGAAAACTTTGTTGGTTATACTAATAAATACGCCATGGCTGTGTGGACAGGTTACAAAAATCGCCTAACGCCTGTCTATGGCAACGGCTTAACCATTGCTTCTGAAATTTATCAAAGCATGATGTATTATTTAACAGACGGCTATAGTGAAGACTGGGTAATGCCAAGTGGTCTCTACCGTAGTGGTGGTATGCTTTATCTAAGTGGTGGCACATACACAACAAACAATACAAATAGTAGCTCTGTTTATAATAATATTTATAGTAGCTCTTCAAGTACTACAGCAAGTTCAAATAGTGCATCAAGTGTTCCTGAAAGTTCAACTTCAGCACATGAGCAAACACCATCTACTAACACAACTCCTGCAACTCCTGATACTGCCGGAGGCAATGCTAATAACGGAAACGGTGGCTCACAAGCTCACAACGGAAACTAA
- the nadE gene encoding ammonia-dependent NAD(+) synthetase yields MTLQSQIIKELGVKPNINPNEEIRQSIDFLKAYLRKHPFLKSLVLGISGGQDSSLAGKLAQMAIEELRQETGDETYQFIAIRLPYGIQADEADAQKALAFIKPDQVLTINIKEAVDGQVAALSQAGIAVSDFNKGNIKARQRMISQYAVAGQTSGAVIGTDHAAENITAFFTKFGDGGADILPLFRLNKRQGKELLKELNADSSLYEKIPTADLEDNKPGIADEVALGVTYNDIDDYLEGKEVTDEAKSKIESWWYKGEHKRHLPITIFDEFWK; encoded by the coding sequence ATGACATTGCAGTCACAAATTATTAAAGAATTAGGGGTTAAACCTAACATTAATCCTAACGAGGAGATTCGTCAGTCGATTGACTTTTTAAAAGCCTATTTACGAAAACACCCCTTCTTAAAAAGTTTGGTTCTAGGGATTTCAGGTGGTCAAGACTCCAGTTTGGCTGGCAAGTTGGCCCAAATGGCTATTGAAGAATTGCGCCAAGAAACAGGTGATGAGACTTATCAGTTTATTGCTATAAGACTGCCTTATGGCATCCAAGCAGATGAAGCAGATGCCCAAAAGGCCCTTGCATTTATTAAACCAGATCAGGTTTTAACCATCAATATTAAAGAAGCTGTTGATGGGCAAGTTGCTGCCTTATCACAGGCAGGAATTGCTGTTTCTGACTTCAATAAAGGTAATATTAAGGCGCGTCAACGCATGATTAGCCAGTACGCTGTCGCTGGACAGACAAGTGGTGCAGTCATTGGAACAGATCATGCTGCTGAAAACATCACAGCTTTCTTTACAAAATTTGGTGATGGGGGTGCTGATATTTTGCCACTTTTTAGACTTAATAAAAGGCAAGGTAAAGAACTTTTAAAAGAACTGAATGCTGATTCAAGTTTATATGAAAAAATACCAACAGCAGATTTAGAAGATAACAAACCTGGAATTGCTGACGAAGTTGCTCTTGGAGTTACTTATAATGATATTGATGATTACTTAGAAGGTAAAGAAGTCACTGACGAAGCAAAATCAAAGATTGAATCTTGGTGGTATAAAGGTGAACACAAGCGTCACTTACCAATAACTATTTTTGATGAGTTTTGGAAATAA